One stretch of Euphorbia lathyris chromosome 7, ddEupLath1.1, whole genome shotgun sequence DNA includes these proteins:
- the LOC136235402 gene encoding uncharacterized protein, with product MAEEVLDRETVKRETSVDSSDIESQIKKAMRSRVNHFKEQADSLTFEGVRRLLEKDLGLQKYALDVQKRFVKQCLVESLESAVDDNTSKDSGEIGEKHTRLTKQEAEELPEEDESKANTKELGSEDEEKMEDSPVMGLLTGKRKTKPETEETPVSKKKEAPSESSIRKALLKRASYIKANSEEVTMAGLRRLLEGDIGLDKFALDPYKKYISKQIDEVLLSAEVSKPKKEIIKKKPQGKASKKSRADESSESSDRESDEEDEDEVKPKKKISAKQKMQNSEVSKKRKRLEKEVKASGKKQSKPVEEAAEDNSDAEGTGNASDDSHSQSSAEKPVKKKEVSTPAYGRDVEHLKSVIKSCGMSVPPVIYKKVKQVPENKREAELIKELKEILSKEGLSSNPSEKEIKEVKKRKERAKELEGIDMSNIVSSSRRRSTTSYVPPPKPKLPVDSDDSDADGTDEDDEQDDDDDEEEENDGDINADDGSQSEEVNDDEGEDSE from the exons ATGGCAGAGGAGGTTCTAGATAGAGAGACGGTGAAAAGAGAAACCTCCGTTGATTCGTCGGACATCGAGTCGCAGATTAAGAAAGCTATGCGCTCCCGCGTCAATCACTTCAAAGAACAAGCCGA TTCTTTGACCTTTGAGGGGGTCAGGAGGTTGTTGGAGAAGGATTTGGGGTTGCAGAAATATGCTTTGGATGTACAGAAGAGATTTGTAAAGCAATGCCTGGTCGAG TCCTTAGAAAGTGCCGTTGATGACAACACATCTAAGGATTCAGGAGAAATTGGTGAAAAGCATACCCGTTTAACCAAACAAGAAGCAGAGGAATTacctgaagaagatgaatcaAAAGCTAACACAAAAGAACTTGGATCCGAGGATGAGGAGAAAATGGAAGACTCTCCTGTCATGGGCCTTTTGacaggaaaaagaaaaacaaaaccagaAACTGAGGAAACTCCAGTCAGTAAGAAGAAAGAAGCTCCAAGTGAGAGTAGCATTAGAAAGGCCCTGTTGAAGAGAGCTTCGTATATTAAAGCCAATTCTGA GGAAGTTACAATGGCCGGTCTTCGTCGACTTTTAGAGGGAGATATTGGACTTGATAAATTTGCACTTGATCCCTACAAGAAATATATAAGCAAGCAGATAGATGAG GTATTACTATCTGCTGAAGTTTCCAAACCTAAAAAAGAAATTATCAAGAAAAAACCTCAAGGAAAAGCATCTAAAAAATCGAGGGCTGATGAGAGTTCAGAGTCTTCAGACAGAGAGAGCGATGAGGAGGACGAAGATGAAGTAAAACCAAAGAAGAAAATTAGTGCAAAGCAAAAGATGCAAAATTCTGAAGTATCTAAAAAGAGGAAGAGGCTTGAAAAGGAAGTCAAAGCATCaggcaagaagcaaagcaagcCTGTGGAAGAAGCAGCGGAGGACAACAGCGATGCAGAAGGCACCGGGAATGCCTCTGATGATAGCCATTCTCAATCATCTGCTGAAAAACCTGTCAAG AAAAAGGAAGTTTCAACACCAGCATATGGTAGAGACGTCGAGCATCTAAAATCTGTAATCAAATCATGCGGGATGAG TGTGCCTCCGGTAATTTACAAGAAAGTCAAGCAGGTGCCTGAGAACAAACGTGAGGCCGAGCTAATCAAGGAACTGAAGGAGATACTTTCCAAAGAAGGATTGTCGTCAAACCCATCTGAAAAAG AAATCAAGGAAgttaaaaagagaaaggaaagagCGAAAGAACTTGAGGGCATTGACATGAGTAATATTGTGTCAAGTTCACGTAGAAGGTCCACTACGAGTTATGTGCCTCCTCCAAAGCCCAAACTACCAGTTGACAGTGATGATAGTGATGCTGATGGTACCGACGAGGATGATGAGCAAGACGACGATGATgacgaggaagaagaaaatgatggaGATATTAATGCGGATGATGGCAGCCAGAGTGAAGAGGTCAATGACG ATGAAGGCGAAGACAGCGAGTGA